From the genome of Papaver somniferum cultivar HN1 chromosome 2, ASM357369v1, whole genome shotgun sequence, one region includes:
- the LOC113348504 gene encoding protein IQ-DOMAIN 1-like — MGLTGGIVRSVFTKNRSVSSQDGNVRNYGADKRKWISVRSYLCGDEQFNSVVAEEDSASIRSSEATVTQPIIEEFNSEAEIQSEESEHDEPTVTEEETQNSPTKFSNEDIAAVEDNAAIVIQSAVRRFLVKCRTRAVEDMEVMENVTEGKQSPSRESIATSIEAQTGGSVEALAVREENIPFQHRMQKKSQTNIWKLKEDWDDSTVSSNISKLRIQNRLEATTRRERALAYSFSQQLRICSKKKPSRSDSSETNMGWSWLERWMATRIPEATSVDDRMSSRLEPISSDRRPIIIKRNFDAPGEEESCGSNEVSLGVDILTIPAPNAAEISKPVKNTLKATKNGPRRKNASNTRYSKASKKSLKEAEKERKHKQTQHGTATTEVKCKDAVVSQLPS; from the exons ATGGGTCTAACTGGAGGGATAGTCAGGAGCGTCTTCACCAAGAACCGTTCCGTCAGTTCGCAGGATGGCAAT GTGAGGAATTATGGTGCAGACAAGAGAAAATGGATTTCTGTCAGATCTTATTTGTGTGGAGATGAACAATTTAATTCAGTTGTTGCTGAAGAGGATTCAGCATCAATTAGGAGTTCTGAAGCTACTGTAACACAACCAATAATAGAAGAATTTAATAGCGAAGCTGAAATCCAAAGTGAAGAGAGTGAACATGATGAGCCTACCGTCACCGAGGAGGAAACACAGAATTCGCCTACAAAATTCTCAAACGAGGATATTGCAGCCGTGGAAGATAATGCAGCTATCGTTATTCAGTCGGCCGTCAGACGCTTTCTG GTCAAGTGCCGAACTCGAGCAGTTGAAGACATGGAAGTTATGGAAAATGTAACTGAAGGAAAACAAAGTCCAAGCAGGGAGTCAATAGCTACATCAATTGAAGCACAAACTGGAGGTTCAGTGGAAGCTCTTGCAGTTCGGGAGGAAAACATACCGTTTCAACACCGAatgcaaaagaaatcacaaaccaaCATATGGAAGCTAAAG GAAGATTGGGATGATAGCACTGTAAGCAGCAACATATCTAAACTGAGGATTCAGAACAGGCTTGAAGCAACAACGAGGCGCGAGAGAGCTCTAGCTTACTCGTTTTCTCAACAG CTAAGGATTTGTTCAAAGAAGAAACCATCACGGTCAGATTCATCGGAAACAAACATGGGTTGGAGTTGGCTAGAGAGATGGATGGCAACTCGAATTCCAGAAGCCACCTCAGTTGATGATCGTATGAGCAGTCGGCTTGAACCCATTTCCAGCGACCGTAGACCGATAATCATTAAGAGAAATTTTGATGCACCCGGGGAAGAGGAGAGCTGTGGATCTAACGAGGTGTCGCTTGGGGTTGATATCCTCACTATACCTGCACCCAATGCAGCTGAAATCTCGAAACCAGTAAAGAACACGCTGAAAGCTACCAAGAATGGACCCAGGCGTAAGAATGCCTCCAACACGCGATACTCGAAG GCAAGCAAGAAAAGTTTAAAAGAAGCTGAGAAAGAGAGAAAACACAAGCAGACACAACATGGGACTGCTACAACAGAAGTGAAATGCAAAGACGCAGTAGTATCCCAGTTACCTTCATGA